A window of the Tripterygium wilfordii isolate XIE 37 chromosome 12, ASM1340144v1, whole genome shotgun sequence genome harbors these coding sequences:
- the LOC120010570 gene encoding probable leucine-rich repeat receptor-like protein kinase At1g35710, which yields MGRKENLSLEKSLSFLVLIVMLHNSLNVASDSVDEANALLKWKASLPNQTQSKLASWSLPPKNATVSQPCTWFGISCKNGSVNIFNLSNSGIAGTLDEFSFKSFPNLAYVDLWNNGLSGSIPPQISQLTKLIYLDLSSNQFSGSIPPEIGLLTHLEVLYPDRNQLNGSIPEEIGNLKSLNELALSSNQLDGPIPTSLGNLTNLVSLYLYNNSLSGYIPPQIGNLSNLIELDIDTNLLTGRIPSTLGNLKNLKVLHAFQNQLFGSIPPEIGNLKSLHELDLSQNKLNCSIPASLGSLKELQILSLRDNKLSGFISQIENVR from the coding sequence ATGGGGAGAAAGGAAAATTTGTCTTTGGAGAAGTCACTCTCCTTCCTTGTCCTCATTGTCATGCTGCATAACTCACTCAATGTTGCTTCTGACTCTGTTGATGAAGCCAATGCTCTTCTCAAATGGAAAGCCAGCCTTCCTAACCAAACTCAGTCGAAGTTAGCTTCATGGTCTCTCCCTCCTAAAAATGCCACCGTCTCCCAACCATGCACTTGGTTTGGAATTTCTTGCAAAAATGGAAGCGTCAATATATTCAATCTTTCAAATTCAGGTATTGCAGGCACACTCGATGAATTTTCATTCAAATCCTTCCCTAATCTCGCATACGTTGATCTATGGAACAATGGCCTCAGTGGTTCCATTCCACCCCAAATCAGTCAGCTCACAAAGCTCATATATCTTGACTTGTCTAGTAATCAGTTTTCTGGGAGTATCCCACCTGAGATTGGCTTGTTAACTCATCTTGAGGTCCTGTATCCAGATAGAAATCAGTTGAATGGCTCCATTCCCGAAGAGATAGGCAATTTAAAGTCTCTTAACGAGCTTGCTCTGTCTAGCAACCAACTAGATGGaccaattccaacttctttgggaAATTTAACCAATCTAGTTAGCTTGTATCTCTATAACAACTCACTATCAGGTTATATTCCTCCACAAATAGGGAACCTCTCCAATTTGATTGAGCTCGACATAGATACCAATCTCCTAACAGGTCGTATCCCTTCCACTTTGGGAAACTTGAAGAACCTGAAAGTGTTGCATGCGTTTCAGAATCAACTTTTTGGATCCATTCCCCCAGAGATAGGAAATCTGAAATCACTTCATGAGCTAGATTTGAGCCAAAATAAACTCAATTGTTCTATTCCAGCTTCCCTTGGCAGTTTGAAAGAATTGCAAATTCTTTCTCTCCGTGACAACAAACTTTCTGGATTCATTTCTCAAATAGAAAATGTCAGATAG
- the LOC120011419 gene encoding uncharacterized protein LOC120011419: MISFQAVNFSPNGKQSATVSELGNSSKKRKCEDSKAEAVLVDKRSKVAESTKPISDIELHLETPLPLEWRQCLDIQSGKIYFYNSMTHIRTTKDPRRSHEPENTGDHMSLDLELNLQSGSPEPFMDSSRYNKKNSEGPARSPSWLAVGGDQEEMVASVCSRCHMLVMMAKSSPACPNCKFLHPPDQSPAKLFKQRLTLFC; the protein is encoded by the exons ATGATTTCCTTTCAAGCAGTAAACTTCTCTCCAAATGGGAAACAGTCAGCTACAGTTTCAGAGTTGGGGAATTCATCAAAGAAGAGAAAGTGTGAAGACTCAAAAGCTGAAGCAGTTCTTGTTGACAAAAGATCAAAAGTTGCAGAAAGCACAAAACCAATCTCTGATATCGAGCTACACCTCGAGACTCCTTTGCCACTAGAGTGGCGACAGTGCCTCGATATTCAG TCAGGAAAGATATATTTCTACAATTCAATGACCCATATAAGAACAACAAAAGATCCAAGGAGGAGTCACGAGCCTGAAAATACTGGTGATCATATGAGCTTAGACCTTGAATTGAACTTACAAAGTGGTTCTCCAGAACCGTTCATGGACTCCAGCAGATACAATAAGAAGAATTCAGAAGGCCCAGCTCGCAGTCCATCATGGCTAGCAGTTGGAGGGGATCAAGAAGAGATGGTGGCAAGTGTGTGCTCACGGTGCcatatgttggtgatgatggcCAAGTCCTCTCCAGCATGTCCAAACTGCAAATTCCTTCATCCACCAGACCAAAGCCCTGCAAAACTGTTCAAGCAAAGACTTACCCTCTTTTGCTAG
- the LOC120011420 gene encoding uncharacterized protein LOC120011420 isoform X1 gives MKPVVVKPPQNRNPIKYQWTHLLSLFQFNYRCDLEFQIAVEEYENMECDESIASLHSHNPIARIRQSFQVPPHSVQSSLGFVASVKPLFPWLGLPLISYFKISWFMGDTWLHYLFTNLPLLNQLHQVPIMLSLVNRCIKEIGGGVVGGPCYGEVTCPVPPPQSQRHRVAYIRIWLLLPS, from the exons ATGAAACCAGTCGTAGTCAAACCACCCCAAAACCGAAACCCTATCAAGTATCAATGGACtcatcttctttctctctttcaattCAATTATCGTTGTGACTTGGAATTCCAAATTGCCGTTGAAGAATATGAAAACATGGAATGCGACGAATCAATAGCGAGCTTGCATTCTCATAACCCAATTGCTCGGATCAGGCAGTCCTTTCAAGTTCCTCCACATTCTG TGCAGAGCTCCTTAGGTTTCGTTGCTTCTGTCAAGCCATTGTTTCCCTGGTTGGGACTgcccttgatttcatattttaaaATT TCGTGGTTCATGGGTGATACTTGGCTACACTATCTTT TTACCAATTTACCTCTTCTTAACCAATTGCATCAAGTACCAATCATGTTAAGCCTTGTAAATCGCTGCATTAAGGAGATTGGGGGAGGGGTGGTGGGAGGGCCTTGCTATGGAGAAG TAACCTGCCCAGTCCCCCCACCCCAGTCGCAAAGACATAGGGTTGCTTACATAAGGATATGGCTGCTTTTACCAAGCTGA
- the LOC120011420 gene encoding uncharacterized protein LOC120011420 isoform X2, with amino-acid sequence MKPVVVKPPQNRNPIKYQWTHLLSLFQFNYRCDLEFQIAVEEYENMECDESIASLHSHNPIARIRQSFQVPPHSVQSSLGFVASVKPLFPWLGLPLISYFKISWFMGDTWLHYLFTNLPLLNQLHQVPIMLSLVNRCIKEIGGGVVGGPCYGEEQ; translated from the exons ATGAAACCAGTCGTAGTCAAACCACCCCAAAACCGAAACCCTATCAAGTATCAATGGACtcatcttctttctctctttcaattCAATTATCGTTGTGACTTGGAATTCCAAATTGCCGTTGAAGAATATGAAAACATGGAATGCGACGAATCAATAGCGAGCTTGCATTCTCATAACCCAATTGCTCGGATCAGGCAGTCCTTTCAAGTTCCTCCACATTCTG TGCAGAGCTCCTTAGGTTTCGTTGCTTCTGTCAAGCCATTGTTTCCCTGGTTGGGACTgcccttgatttcatattttaaaATT TCGTGGTTCATGGGTGATACTTGGCTACACTATCTTT TTACCAATTTACCTCTTCTTAACCAATTGCATCAAGTACCAATCATGTTAAGCCTTGTAAATCGCTGCATTAAGGAGATTGGGGGAGGGGTGGTGGGAGGGCCTTGCTATGGAGAAG AACAGTAA
- the LOC120010232 gene encoding uncharacterized protein LOC120010232 — protein MKMSKTTMEDSKKKMPCRRLGGFLREQKGRLYIIRRCVVMLLCWHD, from the coding sequence ATGAAGATGAGCAAAACAACCATGGAAGATTCCAAGAAGAAAATGCCATGCAGAAGGCTTGGAGGGTTTCTCAGAGAACAAAAAGGAAGACTATATATTATTAGGAGATGTGTAGTCATGCTTCTATGCTGGCATGACTAG